From Allofrancisella guangzhouensis, a single genomic window includes:
- the fmt gene encoding methionyl-tRNA formyltransferase — translation MRKLDIVLAGTPEISAYVLKDLYASGHNIKAVLTQPDRAKGRGKKVQYSAVKEVALENNIPVFQPQSFKKNSEVLEQLKELKPDVIVVIAYGIIVPKEFLDIPKYGCLNIHVSLLPKWRGAAPIQRAIQAGDKKTGICIMQMDEGLDTGDILNILEIDIKDTDTSASLHDRFAKLAIKPLLETLETIENTKAKPQVGTPSYAHKINKQEGLIDFNKTAKQISCHIRAFTPWPSAFFILENQTIKVGEFEILEQNHQQECATILAISKTGIDVATLDKVIRFKQLQFPNKKMLKIADILNGYDLTKYIGYKVG, via the coding sequence ATGAGAAAGCTAGATATTGTTCTTGCAGGAACTCCGGAAATTTCAGCTTACGTTTTAAAAGATTTATATGCAAGTGGCCATAATATCAAAGCAGTATTAACCCAGCCAGACAGAGCAAAAGGTCGAGGTAAAAAAGTTCAATATTCTGCTGTCAAAGAAGTTGCTTTAGAAAATAATATTCCTGTATTTCAACCACAATCTTTTAAAAAAAACTCAGAAGTTTTAGAGCAACTAAAAGAACTAAAGCCTGATGTTATTGTAGTTATAGCTTATGGCATAATAGTGCCAAAAGAATTCTTAGACATTCCTAAGTATGGCTGCTTAAATATTCATGTGTCTTTATTACCTAAATGGAGAGGCGCTGCGCCAATCCAAAGAGCTATTCAAGCTGGTGATAAAAAAACAGGTATCTGTATAATGCAAATGGATGAAGGGCTAGATACTGGTGATATCCTTAATATTTTAGAAATAGATATAAAAGACACAGATACGTCAGCAAGCCTACATGATAGGTTTGCTAAGTTAGCAATTAAACCTCTCCTAGAAACTTTAGAAACTATTGAGAATACAAAAGCAAAGCCTCAAGTTGGTACACCCAGTTATGCTCATAAAATAAATAAACAAGAGGGCTTGATAGACTTTAATAAAACAGCAAAACAAATTAGCTGCCACATTAGAGCCTTTACTCCTTGGCCATCAGCTTTTTTTATACTTGAAAACCAAACTATAAAAGTAGGGGAATTTGAAATTTTAGAACAAAATCATCAACAAGAGTGTGCAACTATATTAGCTATTTCAAAAACAGGTATTGATGTTGCTACTTTAGATAAAGTTATTAGGTTTAAACAACTCCAATTTCCAAATAAAAAAATGCTTAAAATAGCAGATATTTTAAATGGTTATGATCTAACTAAGTATATTGGTTATAAAGTAGGATAA
- the gshB gene encoding glutathione synthase: protein MKIGFIIDDLNSFNISKDSTFMMLLAAQDKGWGVYTFYLNDLYIDNGKPKGDALEIKIHKDKSLWYEIISQHRDLSLLDLDCIFMRKDPPFNMEYIYVTYMLDLAKKANVLIVNNPQALRDFNEKVAISNYPKYSPNTLITRNYEQINRFYEQYKDIIVKPLDGMGGSSIFRIKEGDKNKNVILETLTYHQTKYIMVQDYQEAISKGDKRILIVNGEPIKYLLARIPSDKDNRGNLAAGATAEIRLLEDSDYKIAKKVAKKLKKYGVMFAGIDVIGDKLTEINITSPTGIQEIYKATKINAASLLMQAVEQKIHKIRHRSS from the coding sequence ATGAAAATAGGTTTTATAATAGATGATTTAAATTCTTTTAACATTTCTAAAGATAGTACTTTTATGATGTTGTTAGCAGCTCAAGATAAAGGCTGGGGAGTTTATACATTTTACTTAAATGACTTGTATATAGACAATGGTAAACCAAAAGGAGATGCCCTTGAGATAAAAATACATAAAGATAAAAGTCTTTGGTATGAGATTATTTCACAGCATAGAGATCTTTCATTATTGGACTTAGATTGCATTTTTATGCGTAAAGATCCGCCATTTAATATGGAATATATTTATGTAACTTATATGTTAGACTTAGCTAAAAAGGCAAATGTTTTAATAGTTAATAATCCTCAAGCCTTAAGAGACTTTAATGAAAAAGTAGCAATTTCAAATTACCCTAAATATTCTCCCAATACGCTTATCACTAGAAATTATGAGCAAATAAATAGATTCTATGAACAGTATAAAGACATTATAGTTAAGCCTCTAGATGGTATGGGAGGCAGTTCTATATTTAGGATAAAAGAGGGTGATAAAAATAAAAATGTAATTTTAGAAACATTAACGTATCATCAAACTAAATATATAATGGTTCAAGATTACCAAGAAGCTATATCTAAAGGTGATAAAAGGATACTTATAGTTAATGGGGAACCTATCAAATATTTGCTCGCACGTATACCTAGTGATAAAGACAATCGTGGTAATCTAGCGGCAGGAGCTACAGCAGAGATTCGTCTATTAGAAGATAGTGACTATAAAATAGCAAAGAAAGTTGCTAAGAAGCTTAAAAAGTATGGGGTAATGTTTGCAGGTATAGATGTAATAGGTGATAAATTAACAGAAATAAATATTACTAGCCCTACGGGTATTCAAGAAATTTATAAAGCTACTAAAATTAATGCTGCTAGCCTGCTAATGCAAGCAGTAGAGCAAAAAATACATAAGATTAGACACAGGAGTAGTTAG
- the hemL gene encoding glutamate-1-semialdehyde 2,1-aminomutase: MDNILGSFNLFEEAKQYIPGGVNSPVRAFKSVKQDFPRFIKSAKGAYIYDVDWNKYIDYIGSWGPMILGHGDDDVLEAIKYQLDNGLSYGAPCKLEVELAKKITQLMPNIEQVRFVNSGTEATMSAVRLARAYTGKNKIIKFEGCYHGHADEFLVAAGSGALSLGQPNSPGVPEDVVKDTLIADFNDAESVKSLFEKYKDEIACIIVEPVAGNMNMILPQNDFLHSLRILCDENQSLLIFDEVMTGFRVALGGAQQVFNVKPDLTTLGKVIGGGMPVGAFGGAKDIMQMVSPAGPVYQAGTLSGNPIAMTAGLTTLEKISKEGFYEELSAKTTKLVDGLNATAENYDFAFHAKSLGGMFGLFFCYEKVQIQTFKDLGKTNLNMFNKFFAHMLENSVYLAPSAYEAGFVSIAHTDQDIEKTIALAKTFFQEN, from the coding sequence ATGGATAATATTTTAGGCTCATTTAATCTTTTTGAAGAGGCAAAGCAATATATACCTGGTGGAGTAAACTCACCAGTTAGGGCTTTTAAAAGTGTTAAACAAGATTTTCCAAGGTTTATAAAATCTGCTAAAGGAGCTTATATCTATGACGTTGATTGGAATAAATATATAGATTATATAGGCTCTTGGGGACCAATGATTTTAGGTCATGGTGATGATGATGTTTTAGAGGCTATCAAATACCAACTAGATAATGGTTTAAGCTATGGTGCTCCTTGTAAGCTAGAAGTTGAGTTAGCTAAGAAAATTACCCAATTAATGCCAAATATTGAGCAAGTTAGGTTTGTAAACTCTGGTACAGAAGCTACTATGAGTGCTGTTAGATTAGCTAGAGCATACACTGGTAAGAATAAGATTATTAAATTTGAAGGTTGCTATCATGGACATGCTGATGAATTTTTAGTAGCAGCGGGCTCTGGTGCTTTATCATTAGGTCAACCGAATTCTCCTGGCGTACCAGAGGATGTTGTTAAGGATACTTTAATAGCTGATTTTAATGATGCTGAATCGGTGAAATCTTTATTTGAAAAATACAAAGACGAAATAGCATGTATCATAGTAGAGCCAGTAGCTGGTAATATGAATATGATCTTACCACAAAATGATTTTTTACATAGTTTAAGAATATTGTGTGACGAAAATCAAAGTTTACTAATTTTTGATGAAGTAATGACTGGGTTTAGAGTAGCACTAGGTGGAGCACAACAAGTATTTAACGTTAAGCCGGATCTGACAACTTTAGGTAAAGTAATTGGTGGTGGTATGCCAGTAGGTGCTTTTGGCGGCGCTAAAGATATTATGCAAATGGTATCTCCAGCTGGTCCGGTTTACCAGGCAGGTACGCTCTCTGGTAATCCTATAGCTATGACAGCAGGTTTAACAACCCTTGAGAAAATCAGCAAAGAGGGTTTTTATGAAGAGTTAAGTGCAAAAACCACTAAGTTGGTAGACGGCTTAAATGCTACAGCAGAAAATTATGATTTTGCTTTTCACGCAAAGAGTTTGGGTGGTATGTTTGGTTTATTTTTCTGTTATGAAAAAGTGCAAATTCAAACATTTAAAGACTTAGGTAAAACAAATCTAAATATGTTTAACAAGTTTTTCGCACATATGTTAGAAAACAGTGTTTATTTAGCTCCATCTGCTTATGAAGCTGGTTTTGTGTCTATAGCTCACACTGATCAAGACATAGAAAAAACAATAGCTTTAGCGAAAACTTTTTTTCAAGAAAACTAG
- the bioJ gene encoding alpha/beta hydrolase, which yields MPYHPLLESILDTPEIRELKKQDLRIQRKVFSENVIQLINQIPKPNIIEKDIKLDNQTTLRHYQPKIESDKAILFIHGGGWCLGSIDTYDNVCRYLCDNGDFHVFSLEYGLAPEEKYPTAVEHSLYAYDWLYENAAQFSIEPKNIFVMGDSAGGNLSTIICHERQDNMPKAQILAYPAVDMYTKYKSIKKFDAHKYHLTSQWCEMFLKAYVDDISRNFHKLKEPQLSPIFYKNTNQPDTLIIAATHDILIDSIYAYEAKLKTQGVLVETHYDEEMFHGFISTVGISPLNNANTALDKAIKFIQTR from the coding sequence ATGCCATACCATCCTCTTTTAGAGAGTATATTGGATACTCCAGAAATTAGAGAGTTAAAAAAACAAGATTTACGTATCCAACGTAAGGTTTTTAGTGAAAATGTAATCCAACTTATTAATCAAATTCCTAAACCAAATATAATTGAAAAAGATATTAAATTAGACAACCAAACTACTTTAAGACATTACCAACCTAAAATAGAGAGTGATAAAGCTATATTATTCATACATGGTGGCGGCTGGTGTTTAGGTTCTATTGATACATATGATAATGTTTGTAGGTATTTATGTGATAATGGTGATTTTCATGTATTTTCTTTAGAGTATGGATTAGCTCCAGAAGAAAAATATCCTACAGCTGTTGAACATTCCTTATACGCATATGATTGGTTATATGAAAATGCTGCACAATTTAGTATAGAACCTAAAAATATTTTTGTAATGGGAGATAGTGCTGGTGGTAACCTTTCGACCATTATTTGTCATGAGCGCCAGGATAATATGCCCAAAGCTCAAATTTTAGCTTATCCCGCGGTAGATATGTATACTAAATATAAAAGCATTAAAAAGTTTGATGCTCACAAATATCACCTAACCAGCCAATGGTGCGAAATGTTTCTAAAAGCTTATGTTGATGATATTAGTAGAAATTTTCATAAATTAAAAGAGCCACAACTTTCACCTATATTCTATAAAAACACTAACCAACCTGATACTTTGATAATAGCCGCGACTCACGATATACTTATAGATAGTATATATGCCTATGAAGCAAAACTTAAAACCCAAGGTGTTTTAGTTGAAACTCATTATGATGAGGAAATGTTTCATGGTTTTATCAGTACTGTTGGCATTAGCCCATTAAATAACGCTAATACCGCTTTAGACAAGGCAATAAAGTTCATTCAAACTAGGTAA
- the folP gene encoding dihydropteroate synthase yields the protein MQYIIGIGANVGFTLENINKAIQAIASTENVKLLVKASLYSSKALLKENAPKDWDIVYLNTAIKIESSLKPLELLKNLKDIEKNIGRDLDAPVWSPRIIDLDILAAEDLILNTEQLTIPHKELLNRNFALAPLLELNKNWHHPKHIDIDLNIRLKELENIDILNQRLSKTMRMGIVNLSEQSFSDGFLTSDQRNSNLQQLIEDGAEIIDIGAESTKPNAKPISVSEEINKLDSFLDYLKSQLYTLKYRPLISIDTRKLEVMQGILAKHNDIIWMINDVECNNIQQKAKLLAKYGKKYVITHNLGIIGRNQYLEKEDSIEKIYNYIQEKKNILVSEGLNKDNIYFDVGFGFGKSADTAKYLLGNINVIKNKLNLKALVGHSRKPSVLDLDKNTSINELDIATKKLSQKLQLQDIEIIRIHKI from the coding sequence ATGCAATATATCATTGGTATAGGTGCTAACGTTGGTTTTACATTGGAAAACATTAATAAAGCTATACAAGCTATAGCTTCTACTGAGAATGTAAAATTACTAGTAAAAGCAAGTCTCTACAGTAGCAAAGCTTTATTAAAAGAAAATGCTCCTAAAGACTGGGATATCGTATATTTAAATACTGCTATAAAAATAGAAAGTTCTTTAAAACCTTTAGAGTTGTTAAAAAACCTTAAAGATATCGAAAAAAATATTGGACGAGATTTAGATGCTCCAGTATGGTCGCCTAGAATTATCGATTTGGACATCCTTGCAGCAGAAGACCTAATCCTAAATACTGAACAGCTCACAATACCACACAAAGAACTTTTAAATAGAAATTTCGCTTTAGCGCCATTATTAGAACTCAATAAAAACTGGCATCATCCTAAACATATAGATATTGACTTAAACATTCGGCTAAAAGAATTAGAAAATATTGATATATTAAACCAAAGATTATCTAAGACTATGCGTATGGGTATAGTTAACTTATCAGAACAATCGTTTTCCGATGGGTTTCTAACTAGCGATCAGCGTAATAGTAACTTACAACAACTTATAGAAGATGGTGCTGAAATTATAGATATTGGGGCTGAATCAACAAAACCCAACGCTAAACCTATATCTGTAAGTGAAGAAATAAATAAATTAGATAGTTTTTTAGATTACCTAAAATCACAGCTGTACACTTTAAAATATCGTCCTTTAATTAGTATAGACACTCGTAAACTAGAAGTTATGCAAGGAATTTTGGCAAAACATAATGATATTATCTGGATGATAAACGATGTTGAATGTAATAATATCCAACAAAAAGCTAAACTACTTGCTAAGTATGGTAAAAAATACGTTATAACTCACAATTTAGGTATTATAGGTAGAAATCAATATCTAGAAAAAGAAGACTCTATTGAAAAAATTTATAATTATATACAAGAAAAAAAGAATATTTTAGTAAGTGAAGGCTTAAACAAGGACAATATATATTTTGATGTTGGTTTTGGTTTTGGTAAAAGTGCTGATACTGCTAAATACCTACTTGGTAATATAAATGTCATAAAAAATAAATTAAATCTCAAAGCTTTAGTCGGACATTCACGTAAACCATCAGTCTTGGATCTAGATAAAAACACTAGCATTAATGAGCTAGATATAGCAACTAAAAAGTTATCCCAAAAACTACAGTTACAGGATATTGAAATTATTAGGATACATAAAATTTAA
- a CDS encoding dihydroneopterin aldolase, with protein MQQSLFLKGIEIYVSLGCSKEEKDQKQMIKLDLELVFDENFNASNTDDLEQTICYYTLRNDIQKFCDDISCNLIEYLAKQIYQFICDKHPTIKIKYLKLTKAPPVSQIESAAFVIRN; from the coding sequence ATGCAACAATCTTTATTTTTAAAAGGTATCGAAATTTATGTTAGCCTTGGCTGCTCAAAAGAAGAAAAAGACCAAAAACAAATGATTAAACTAGATTTAGAGTTAGTATTTGATGAAAACTTTAATGCAAGTAATACTGATGATTTAGAACAAACTATTTGCTACTATACCTTAAGAAATGATATCCAAAAATTCTGTGATGATATTAGCTGTAATCTTATAGAATATTTAGCAAAACAGATTTATCAATTTATCTGTGATAAGCACCCTACTATCAAAATTAAATACCTCAAACTTACAAAAGCTCCTCCTGTCTCCCAAATAGAATCGGCTGCTTTTGTAATTAGGAATTAA
- a CDS encoding class I adenylate-forming enzyme family protein codes for MSLVENFLQRISSYSSQRKVCFEGLEYSYNLIVAKSYDLARLIESYKYKKVFFNLKNSPLIICLYLASWITELELVVPINPRLVDKELEEILEPGSLFLTDKKSYELAEFCLKNNIKVIMIDNEIKFLEDIPKTADFRVFSKTIIAHISSGTTGSYKKHMHTIDQIIKYANNRANDLGLVIGDHLLIALSMNHAFAFSYQLLPALAVGLDITIIREFNPEKIAQIISRCKITTLALLPTMYYFLIKENITKHTLRYLSVAGDLASEKLHKAVKEKLGLPLLNGIGMTEVFGYGQNICENVNTNVVKIFEDTEVKIEKFAGFNYGKIFIKSFMLPINNKKEWFKTGDIGSFDEQTKELTFYGRYKDIIIKGGSNISPVELENIILKLASIKSCVVVGKKDKIWGELVCAIIVSESKISLEELNKHLLKYLAEYKKVDILLNFDQIPFTSTDKVDRKKIRQIIENG; via the coding sequence ATGTCGTTAGTTGAGAACTTTTTACAAAGGATAAGTAGCTACTCATCACAACGTAAAGTTTGTTTTGAAGGTCTAGAGTATAGTTATAATTTGATTGTTGCTAAAAGCTATGACTTAGCTAGGCTAATTGAGTCTTATAAATATAAAAAAGTTTTCTTCAATCTTAAAAACTCACCTTTAATAATTTGTTTATATCTGGCTAGTTGGATCACAGAGCTTGAACTAGTTGTGCCTATTAATCCTAGGCTTGTAGATAAGGAACTTGAAGAGATTTTAGAACCTGGTTCCTTATTTTTAACAGACAAAAAGAGTTATGAGTTGGCAGAATTTTGCCTAAAAAATAATATTAAAGTTATTATGATAGATAATGAAATCAAGTTTTTGGAGGATATTCCTAAAACTGCAGATTTTAGGGTATTTAGTAAAACTATTATAGCTCATATAAGTTCTGGCACTACAGGGTCCTATAAGAAGCATATGCATACCATAGATCAAATTATAAAGTATGCTAACAATAGAGCTAATGATTTAGGTTTAGTAATAGGCGATCACCTGCTAATAGCTTTATCTATGAACCATGCGTTTGCTTTTTCATATCAATTATTACCAGCTTTAGCGGTAGGGTTGGATATTACAATCATTAGAGAATTTAATCCTGAAAAGATAGCTCAGATAATATCTAGATGTAAAATAACAACTTTAGCTTTGTTGCCAACTATGTATTATTTTTTAATAAAAGAAAATATCACTAAGCATACGCTAAGGTATTTAAGTGTAGCAGGAGATTTAGCTTCTGAAAAACTACATAAAGCTGTAAAAGAGAAATTAGGATTACCTTTACTAAATGGTATAGGAATGACAGAGGTTTTTGGTTATGGGCAGAATATTTGTGAGAATGTTAATACAAATGTGGTTAAAATTTTTGAGGATACAGAGGTTAAAATAGAAAAATTTGCAGGGTTTAATTATGGTAAAATTTTTATCAAAAGTTTTATGTTACCAATTAATAATAAAAAAGAATGGTTTAAAACTGGAGACATAGGTAGTTTTGATGAACAAACTAAAGAACTTACATTCTATGGTAGATATAAAGATATCATCATAAAAGGTGGTTCAAACATTTCTCCAGTAGAGCTAGAAAATATTATTTTAAAGTTAGCTAGTATAAAATCTTGTGTAGTTGTTGGCAAAAAAGATAAAATTTGGGGAGAGCTTGTTTGTGCTATTATCGTTAGCGAAAGTAAGATATCTTTAGAAGAGTTAAACAAACACTTATTAAAATATTTAGCTGAATATAAAAAAGTGGATATATTATTAAACTTTGATCAGATACCTTTTACAAGTACCGATAAAGTAGATAGAAAAAAGATAAGGCAGATTATAGAAAATGGATAA
- a CDS encoding bifunctional anthranilate synthase component I family protein/class IV aminotransferase, translating to MDKVLPEYALFEDSLTKELSYCFTEPVKELIATNETSLLEAFKEMLELQKQGLYLTGFVSYEASYYLNRTLAHLRSDNEGILLHFVAFKKLDNNIPTKESNKSIDLLIDNLSFDDYQKGFVKVQDALQNGESYQINYTKRIRGTTSLTGLELYTLLKKQQPVRYGTYLPFRGIEIISISPELFFKKQATKLIVRPMKGTAKLTGNINEDEKAYNQLRRCPKNRAENLIIVDLLRNDLSGIAKTHTVKVDEAFTIEKYNKLLQLTSEISAQVSQEISLKEILDSLFPCGSITGAPKKRTIELIKNIEKGNRGVYTGAIGYILPNNDMCFNVAIRTIQKKGQNLQIGVGGGVTIYSECFSEWQEMATKINFIKQIYKPDFSLVESMYFYNGFRNLELHLQRLQNTAERLFFNFCIDNVAKSLNEYSKKLETGKEYKVRLEYFYDQNFSIEHTEINNSNIIPIKLKICPEKIDSKNKLFNYKTTHLSTRGFYTAMYEKYVGNYSNTEIVFLNEFNNITETRFHNIIIEINSKKYTPKLSDGVLAGIARKTLISKKEIEVKSISLEEIKLVDKIYLINSVRGLIPAYLEI from the coding sequence ATGGATAAAGTTTTACCAGAATATGCTTTGTTTGAGGATTCTTTAACAAAAGAGTTAAGTTATTGTTTTACCGAACCAGTAAAAGAGCTTATTGCAACTAATGAAACATCTCTATTAGAAGCTTTTAAAGAGATGTTAGAGTTACAAAAACAAGGTTTATATTTAACAGGTTTTGTTAGCTATGAAGCAAGCTATTATTTAAATAGAACTTTAGCACATCTAAGGTCAGATAACGAGGGCATACTCCTTCATTTTGTAGCATTTAAAAAGCTTGACAATAATATCCCTACAAAAGAAAGTAACAAAAGTATCGACTTACTTATAGATAATCTTAGTTTTGATGACTATCAAAAAGGTTTCGTGAAAGTACAGGACGCTTTACAAAATGGCGAAAGTTATCAAATTAATTATACAAAAAGGATTAGGGGAACTACTTCATTAACTGGTTTAGAGCTATATACTTTATTAAAGAAGCAACAGCCAGTTAGGTATGGCACGTATTTACCATTTCGGGGTATTGAAATAATATCAATATCTCCAGAGCTATTTTTTAAAAAACAAGCTACAAAACTAATTGTAAGACCTATGAAAGGCACAGCAAAACTTACTGGAAATATTAACGAGGATGAAAAAGCTTATAATCAGTTGCGTCGTTGTCCTAAAAATAGAGCTGAAAATCTTATAATTGTAGACTTATTAAGAAATGATTTGTCAGGTATAGCCAAAACTCATACAGTAAAAGTTGATGAAGCATTTACTATAGAAAAATATAATAAACTTTTACAACTGACTTCTGAAATTTCAGCACAAGTTAGCCAAGAGATATCTTTAAAAGAAATTCTAGATAGTCTTTTTCCATGTGGGTCGATAACGGGAGCACCAAAAAAACGTACCATAGAACTTATAAAAAATATTGAGAAAGGTAATAGAGGTGTTTACACGGGAGCTATTGGTTACATACTGCCAAATAATGATATGTGTTTTAACGTTGCTATTAGAACTATCCAAAAAAAGGGTCAAAACTTACAAATAGGAGTAGGTGGAGGAGTTACAATATATTCCGAATGTTTTTCAGAATGGCAAGAAATGGCTACCAAAATAAATTTCATAAAACAAATCTATAAGCCTGATTTTTCATTGGTAGAAAGCATGTATTTTTATAATGGATTTAGGAATCTAGAATTACACTTACAACGTTTGCAAAATACTGCTGAAAGGTTATTTTTTAATTTTTGTATTGACAATGTCGCTAAAAGTTTAAATGAATATTCTAAAAAATTAGAGACTGGTAAGGAATATAAAGTTCGTTTAGAATATTTTTATGATCAAAATTTTAGTATTGAGCATACTGAAATCAATAATTCTAATATCATACCAATAAAACTTAAGATTTGTCCTGAAAAGATAGATTCTAAAAATAAACTATTTAATTATAAAACTACCCATTTATCTACGAGAGGCTTTTATACAGCTATGTATGAAAAATACGTTGGCAACTACTCAAATACAGAGATTGTATTTTTAAATGAGTTTAACAACATTACAGAAACAAGGTTTCATAATATAATTATAGAGATTAATAGTAAAAAATATACCCCTAAACTTAGTGATGGTGTATTAGCAGGTATAGCTAGAAAAACACTAATAAGTAAAAAAGAAATTGAAGTTAAGAGTATTAGCTTAGAAGAGATTAAACTCGTTGATAAAATATACCTTATCAATAGTGTCAGAGGCTTAATACCAGCATATTTAGAGATTTGA
- a CDS encoding anthranilate synthase component II, translating to MVLFIDHYDSFTNTIVDYITYLGHKVLIVKTDDNTPKLNNFSHIVIGPGPGHPDELTKQYQVIKYCEQNNIPLLGICLGHQLIAQYYGSKIIKAKQVYHGKNSVIRQINHSPIYFNHPESFEVTRYHSLIVDEVKKPLITTAITRDDEIMAFQHKSLKIFGVQYHPEAYLTEYGLNTLGNFLKL from the coding sequence ATGGTGCTTTTTATTGATCATTATGATTCTTTTACTAATACTATAGTTGATTATATTACTTATCTTGGTCATAAGGTTTTAATAGTTAAAACAGATGATAATACACCAAAATTAAATAACTTTAGCCATATTGTGATAGGACCGGGTCCAGGGCATCCAGACGAATTAACAAAACAATACCAAGTTATTAAATACTGCGAGCAAAATAATATTCCTTTATTAGGTATATGTTTAGGCCATCAGTTAATAGCTCAATATTATGGTTCTAAAATCATAAAAGCTAAACAAGTTTATCATGGTAAGAATTCAGTAATTAGACAAATAAATCATTCTCCAATTTATTTTAATCACCCAGAAAGTTTTGAGGTTACACGTTATCATTCTTTAATAGTAGATGAGGTTAAAAAGCCTCTTATTACTACAGCTATAACTAGAGATGACGAGATTATGGCTTTTCAACATAAAAGTTTAAAAATCTTTGGAGTTCAATATCATCCAGAGGCTTATTTAACAGAGTATGGATTAAATACCCTAGGTAATTTTTTAAAGTTATAA
- a CDS encoding aldo/keto reductase has protein sequence MKYTKLGSTNIDISRICLGTMTWGRQNTQAEGFEQMDYALSQGVNLWDTAEMYPIPPTAKRYGDTETIIGNWFKAIKKRQEVILATKFSPMQWARNEKNPKTDKQNIITAVDDSLKRLSTDYIDLYQFHWPTNRAYYHFGNWWDFEPSVGNENKNQIIDNILEILQTCDELIKAGKIRYLGLSNDSAWGINQFIKLAEKHNLPRIQSIQHEYNLNRRRDETDVMETCALEDISYLAWSPLEQGIITGKYLNGARPKGARMSAEILDGQEDRYAFRLATNDEAVAAYIDVAKKHNLDICQMAIAFTIRKPYMSCSIIGATSMEQLRNNIEAINLSLSAEVLIDIEKVRRKYPVPF, from the coding sequence ATGAAATATACAAAATTAGGATCAACAAATATAGATATCAGTAGAATTTGCCTTGGAACAATGACATGGGGTAGACAAAATACTCAAGCTGAAGGTTTTGAACAAATGGATTATGCTCTCTCCCAAGGAGTTAATCTTTGGGACACAGCAGAAATGTATCCCATTCCTCCTACAGCTAAAAGATATGGTGATACAGAAACTATTATAGGAAATTGGTTTAAAGCTATAAAAAAGCGTCAAGAAGTAATCTTAGCAACTAAATTTTCACCCATGCAGTGGGCAAGAAATGAAAAAAATCCCAAAACTGACAAACAAAACATAATCACAGCTGTTGATGATAGTCTAAAGCGTTTATCGACTGATTATATTGATCTTTACCAATTCCATTGGCCTACTAATAGAGCATATTATCATTTTGGCAATTGGTGGGATTTTGAGCCTTCAGTTGGGAATGAAAATAAAAATCAAATTATTGATAATATTTTAGAAATTCTACAAACATGTGATGAACTAATAAAGGCAGGAAAAATAAGATATCTTGGATTGTCTAATGATTCTGCTTGGGGAATTAACCAATTTATTAAGTTAGCTGAAAAACATAATTTACCACGCATTCAAAGTATTCAACACGAGTACAATCTTAATAGAAGAAGAGATGAAACTGACGTTATGGAAACTTGTGCTCTTGAGGATATTTCTTATCTTGCATGGTCACCTCTTGAGCAAGGAATAATAACAGGTAAATATCTTAATGGAGCTAGACCTAAGGGTGCTAGAATGTCAGCTGAGATTTTAGACGGTCAAGAAGATCGTTATGCTTTTAGACTAGCGACAAATGATGAAGCGGTAGCTGCATACATAGATGTAGCAAAAAAACATAATCTTGATATTTGCCAGATGGCTATAGCTTTTACCATAAGAAAACCGTATATGAGTTGTAGTATCATCGGAGCAACTTCTATGGAGCAGCTTAGAAATAATATTGAAGCTATAAATTTAAGCTTATCAGCAGAAGTATTAATCGATATTGAAAAAGTTAGGAGAAAATATCCTGTGCCTTTTTGA